The Pogona vitticeps strain Pit_001003342236 chromosome 3, PviZW2.1, whole genome shotgun sequence genome includes a window with the following:
- the LOC144587786 gene encoding uncharacterized protein LOC144587786 — MPLTRSQMAEMSEVKDPQIDQGSEDEFGSVQGDSTGEQDPELRKLILAQQHELRVREMEERLERARMEREERMERERMAFELRKLELMNQNNNNNRDSEGGQLSKADLKKFPVYHKGDCPEVFFSLVERAFVDFSVRETEKMTIMRSLISGSLAEVYAEMPEELMKDFAEFKKLVFARHGINAEQLRQRFRSLTKKPEQTFTQVGAQLVRLLEKWLSQEGIETYEQLKDLIALEQFYSVLQGELKFQVRERKPKSVAAAAEIADFISQIRKPLGEGKSVGKPKETYSKYSQGPGKSQQGGGAHGEGKPSDMKPRPQILEGKPKQDERESKYTRKCYFCQGKGHLISECEKLKQLKGMVPQNSSGTKPKAVFCVQKEQSSLSQREPVAMTTQSGTATYADQAEENGPLLEVKRCLLVKTDSRLFETAGVDVGILDRQYRGLRDTCSQVTLCHPDIIPREFIIPNESMKVAGIEGQIISLPVAEVPVNFQGWRGDWRIAISSTLPAAVLVGNDLAEHVKRVLVITRSQATTGTVQGGNDEPETEAGGGSSEAVVETLTTDSRFGQEQKADATLQKCFEQVTDAQLTPETPVRFLEKKGILYRETLRNISKGGDGIRSQLVVPEKYRPMILQRGHSDMSAAHLGVKGPLDLIKQIWEQVTQDDPQDVVTYIDTLMNDLKRNLELAAENLQAQKVRQKTWYDHKARERHFDPGEEVLWLRPCRENKLQLKWAGPYRVISKMSDLNYLIEQEENQARRVVHVNALKPYYRGEQRVLFAIKAAESEEAELPFWEGRGEVKYNPEEVKISPALTQDQQQELKMLLNKYQQVFSNKPGIVKGVMHRIHTGDAPPQAVSPYRVTGPYRDKVRKELDEMLRENIIVPSSSPWSSPIVLVDKPDGSIRFCVDYRKLNRVTTPDAYPMPRLDNLIETIGGCRFISSLDLVKGYWQLRIDPRDQEKTAFCSPFGLYEFRVLSFGLRNAPATFQRLMDQTLAGLSDFTVAYIDDIGIFSNTWEDHLIHLELVLQRLSAAGLTVKASKCQLGSPEIKYLGHMVGGGMIKPLEAKIEAVRDWPRPNTKKKVKSFLGLVGYYRKFIPRFSEIAAPLTDLTRKTADDRIPWTSDCEAAFQRLKEALINYPVLRAPDFDREFIIYTDASNSGVGAVLCQEDENGDQHPVSYLSRKLQKGERHLATVEKECLAIVYAIQKAKPYIWGRHFILCTDHSPLQWLKTMKTHNSKLMRWALNLQDYDFEVKVVRGSVNCVADALSRRPED; from the coding sequence atgcccttgactcgaagccagatggcagaaatgagtgaagtgaaagacccccagattgaccaaggttctgaggatgaatttggctcagtgcaaggtgacagcacaggagagcaagacccagaactcagaaaattgatcctagcccaacagcatgaactgagggtgagggaaatggaggaaaggttagagagagcgagaatggagagggaagaaagaatggagagagagagaatggcgtttgaattaagaaaactggaactgatgaaccagaacaataataataatagggattctgagggaggccaactgtctaaggctgacctgaagaaattccctgtgtaccacaagggagattgtcctgaggtgttcttttccttagtggaaagagcgtttgtggacttctcagtgagggaaactgagaagatgaccatcatgcgatctttaatcagtggtagcctggctgaggtttatgccgagatgcctgaggaattgatgaaagattttgcagagtttaaaaaactggtgtttgcaagacatgggataaatgcagagcagctgagacaaaggttcaggtccctcactaaaaaaccagaacagacttttacccaagtgggggcccaattggtgaggctgcttgagaaatggctatcgcaggagggaatagagacctatgagcagcttaaagacttgatagccctggaacagttctattcagtcctgcagggggaattgaaattccaggtgagggaaaggaaaccgaaatctgtggcagcagccgcagagatcgcagattttatctcccaaataagaaagcccttgggtgaggggaaatctgtaggtaaacccaaagaaacctacagcaagtactctcagggaccagggaaaagccagcaagggggaggggcccatggtgaagggaagccctcagacatgaaaccaagacctcagattttggagggaaaaccaaaacaagatgagagagaatcaaaatataccagaaaatgctatttctgtcagggaaagggtcatctaatctcagagtgtgagaaattaaagcagctaaaaggaatggtgcctcagaattctagtgggaccaagccaaaagctgtgttctgtgtccagaaagagcaaagctcattgtcacagagggagcctgttgccatgactactcagtctggaacagctacctatgctgatcaggctgaggaaaatggtcctcttctggaggtaaagcgctgcttgctggtaaaaacagattctcggttgtttgagacagccggggtggacgtaggaatacttgaccgtcagtatagggggctgcgggacacttgttcccaggtaaccctgtgccatccagatattattcctagggagtttataatcccaaatgagagcatgaaggtggcagggattgaggggcagataatctctctgccagtagcagaggtacctgtcaactttcaaggctggaggggagattggcggatagcgatttcatcgactctgccagcagccgtgctcgtgggaaatgacctggctgaacatgtgaaacgggtgctagtgattacacgctcacaagccaccacagggacagttcaggggggtaatgatgagccagagacggaagcaggtgggggaagttcagaagctgtggtggaaaccttaaccacagacagcagatttggacaggagcaaaaggcagacgccactctccaaaagtgttttgaacaggtgactgacgcccaactaacacctgaaaccccagtgagatttctggagaaaaaggggattttatatagagaaaccctgagaaatatctcaaaagggggagatgggatcagaagtcagctagtggtacctgaaaagtatcgccccatgatcttacaaaggggtcactctgacatgtctgctgcacacttaggggtgaaagggccccttgatttgatcaaacaaatttgggagcaggtcacccaggatgacccacaagacgttgtgacttacatagacaccttgatgaatgacctaaagcgaaatctagagctggcagcagaaaacctgcaagctcagaaggtcagacagaaaacatggtatgaccacaaagctagagagaggcactttgacccaggggaggaagtgctttggcttaggccctgcagagagaacaaactgcagctcaaatgggcaggaccatatagggtcatttccaagatgtcagacctgaactacctaatagagcaagaggagaaccaagcaaggagggtggttcacgtgaatgccctaaaaccctactacagaggggaacagagggttttattcgcgataaaagcagctgagagtgaggaagctgaattacccttctgggagggtagaggggaagtaaaatacaacccagaggaggtaaagatcagtcctgcactcacccaagaccagcagcaagaattaaaaatgctgcttaataaatatcaacaggtattttccaacaagccggggatagtgaagggagtgatgcatcggatccacacaggggatgcacccccgcaggcagtatccccataccgagtaacgggaccctatagggacaaggtgcggaaggagctggacgaaatgctgagggagaacataatcgtcccctcttctagcccttggtcctctccaatagtccttgtggacaagcctgatgggagcattaggttttgtgttgattacaggaagttaaaccgtgtaaccactcctgatgcctacccaatgcccaggctagacaacctgattgaaaccatagggggttgtcggttcatctcatcattggacctggtaaagggatattggcaattaagaattgatcccagggatcaagaaaaaactgccttttgcagcccttttggtctctatgaatttcgagtcctgagctttggtctcagaaatgcaccagccacattccaaaggctgatggaccagaccttggcagggctcagtgactttacagtagcctacattgacgacatagggatcttcagtaatacctgggaagatcacctgatacacctggagttagtgctgcagaggttaagtgcagcagggctaacagtaaaggccagcaagtgtcagctgggtagcccagaaataaaatacttgggtcacatggtagggggaggaatgataaaacccctggaggccaaaatagaagctgttcgtgattggcctagacccaacaccaagaaaaaggtcaaatcatttcttgggttggtgggctactacagaaagttcatcccaaggtttagcgagattgcggctccgctgaccgatctgacgaggaagacggctgatgaccgcatcccgtggaccagcgactgtgaggcggcgttccagaggttgaaggaggcgttaatcaactatcctgtcctgcgtgctccagacttcgaccgggagtttatcatctacaccgatgcgtctaacagcggggtaggagcagttctgtgccaagaggatgagaatggtgaccagcatccagtgtcctacctgagtaggaaacttcaaaaaggtgagagacatttggcaaccgtggagaaggagtgtttggccatagtctacgcgatccagaaggccaagccttacatctggggaagacattttattctgtgtactgaccattcaccattgcaatggttaaagacgatgaaaacccacaatagcaaacttatgaggtgggctttgaacttacaggactatgactttgaagtgaaggtggtcagagggtcagtgaactgtgttgctgacgccttatcaagaagacctgaagactga